Proteins encoded in a region of the Thunnus maccoyii chromosome 4, fThuMac1.1, whole genome shotgun sequence genome:
- the cbln4 gene encoding cerebellin-4, with amino-acid sequence MVNPFILMLSWTVIAEVVRAQNDTEPIVLEGKCLVVCDSNPTTDWKASSSPLGISVRAANSKVAFSAVRSNNHEPSEMSNKTRIIYFDQVLVNIGNYFTFESVFLSPRKGIYSFNFHVIKVYQSQTIQVNLMLNGKPVISAFAGDKDVTREAATNGVLLYLEKEDKVYLKLEKGNLVGGWQYSTFSGFLVFPL; translated from the exons ATGGTGAACCCCTTCATACTGATGCTCAGCTGGACTGTGATCGCTGAGGTTGTGAGAGCTCAGAATGACACGGAGCCTATCGTCCTGGAGGGCAAATGCCTCGTGGTCTGCGACTCAAACCCGACCACGGACTGGAAGGCTTCGTCCTCTCCGCTCGGCATCTCAGTGCGCGCCGCCAACTCCAAGGTGGCTTTCTCTGCAGTCCGGAGCAACAACCATGAGCCGTCGGAGATgagcaacaaaacaagaataatctACTTCGATCAG gTTCTTGTGAATATAGGAAACTACTTCACATTTGAATCAGTATTTTTGTCCCCAAGAAAAGGAATCTACAGTTTTAACTTCCATGTCATTAAAGTGTACCAGAGCCAAACCATACAG GTGAACTTGATGTTGAATGGGAAACCAGTCATCTCAGCCTTTGCGGGTGATAAAGATGTTACTCGTGAGGCGGCCACCAATGGAGTTCTGCTCTATCTAGAAAAAGAGGACAAAGTCTACCTAAAGCTGGAGAAGGGAAACCTAGTTGGTGGATGGCAATACTCAACGTTTTCTGGCTTTCTTGTGTTCcctctgtaa